In Papaver somniferum cultivar HN1 chromosome 9, ASM357369v1, whole genome shotgun sequence, the genomic stretch CCACCATTCTTATCCTAAGTACCCAAGACAATATTAAAATCTCCTACAAAGAAAACTGGGTCATCTAATGGTGTTAGAGGTAACTGGCATTGATTTTACCAAAAAGCCTGTCTTAGATTACTATTAGgttcaccatatatgaaatgtataTGACAAAGTTTGGAGTGGATGATGTGTGTGGATGTGACATAGATACCCCTCAAGCTGGATGAAATAATGTTCAAATGGATTGTTTTTTCCATGCAAGAACAAGACCACCACTCTTCTCAATACTTTGGGACATTAAAAGTGCAGGGAAAACCCATATTCCTTAATCTTCTAGAAGCcaaatctttatttatttttgtcatcGATAGAAAAATGACATCAGGGTTTATGTTTCTACATAGCAGGCTAAGTTCTTTATTAGCAGTTTTCTTTCCAAATCCTCTTATATTCCAGCAAACCATGTTGACATTATTGACAGGGAAATGATTGATATGACTAGAAGTATTAACAGGGTCAATAATAAGAGAAGAAGGATTTGAGTTTACCTGAGTGGTGGAAGCAGAACCATCAAGAGTTGAGTAACTAGAACCACCAATTTGAATAGTCTCCTGGGTAGAACCGAGATTCAGAGAAGCAGCCGCATGAAGAGAATTATTGCGAACACCATCATTGCTTGGAGTATCATCAGTAGGTACATTATAGCTACCATAAGGGTCAACCAGGGAATAGGTATTGAGAGTACAGTTGGAGAGGTTAATGGCAGGGAGATCTCCCAATTTGGTGATAGGGGGACAAAGTGTTGAGTAATCAGGTTCAGAGTTATCAGATTGATTTGGTATAACTACAATGCTAGCTAGAGTAGAGTTACTTGCTCTAGTTCGTTTTATCAAGTCATCTCTGGGATTGGTTTTTCTCTTAAAATTTGATAGTGCATCATGCTCAGCAGCAGCGGAGATAACTTCTTCTCTGGTAATGGTAGGTTGTTTTGTCGGAACAACCGCCGTTTTGAACCTTCTGGATGAGTTGGTGGTCCGTATCGGACCCCTATTTGATGATTCAGGGTTAACACTAGAAGTTTCCATTATAACATTTTGGGTAGTAACTTGCTTGAAGATAACTGAGAGACTATTATTCAAATGAGTTGAGATTTGCTGGACCGGCCCAacatcaaagatctttaaggaagtAGAGCGATTAACAAATGAACCCATTTGGAGATTATTGGCCAAGCCTTTTTGAGACACATTATCAGTACTGTGAGCTAagtctttagtttttcctttggTGTTAACATGGTTATCAATGATGTCATCTTGAGTTTCCGACACTTCTTTATTAGGAGACATGATAGTATCTTTGATCACCATGCTGGTAGTAGGACAAGATTGTTGAGCCTTTGATTGTTTGGGCATCATTAGCCTCGAAACTGCTGGGAGGACATATTTTGAGATAGAAGCAGTTGATTCTTGTAGTAGCTTTTGTTTGGATTTCCAGGATGGACGGTTGATATCTTTATGATCTAAAACACGACAAGAAGTGCAGAAATACCTGGGAACTTTATAGTTTCTGCACTCAATGAGAAAAGGTTGAGCTCTCCCTGAAGTGAAGAGATGGATTCCTGTTGGTAGGGCTTTCTGAACAAAAACTCTAACACAAACTTTAACATTCTTCTTTAAAGGATGATTCATGTAGGGTGTTTGAGCCTCTACTAAACCCCCAAGCTTGAAGGTGAGTTTTTGGAGATTCTCAAACTCAGTGCACTCCTTTGGGATGTTGCATAAGATAAGCCAAAGCAATTCTTCATCAAAAGAGACTTGATAATTTGATGGCCAACCATTAGGGGGAACAACTTTGAGAACCATTAAATATCCACAAGCATACCAAGGTCTCTGCTCTATTGAAATCATTTTCAACCAAAAATATGATAAGGACCTTATTTCTCAATCCCTTGAAAGTAGTAGCGGAAGGTGTTTGTGCTAACGTCCAATGGTTGTAGATGTAGTAATGAATAAAAGAAGTATGGATGAGGGTTTCGCAACAAATGTATCCAACCATACACCATTTCCCGTTGTTATCATTTTCTGCTAAGATGACTGTTTTGTAGATGAATACTGGCTCAGTTAAAGATGAAGGTAAAGTAAGTTTTTCTGCCATTTGGGTGGTGAGGTTTTGAATTTCAAGGTTTTCAGGTGTGATGGTATCCTGAGGTGAAGATGGTTCCATATAGATTATAATAGTGATGGTGATGATAAAAAATTTATCAGAGGAGAGAACTTGTTTTGGAATTATAATAAGGATATGAAAGTAAAAGATTCTTGTAGTAGTGCTGGGATAGTGATATGAGCCTATCATACAGATGTGAAGATGCAGCCAAAAGATGTCATCTAAGGTGGACTGATCCTTAAAATGGGAACTCTGAGAGAGTTGAAAATAGTCTGAGAAGTAAATGGATGGAGAATGATATAGTTTTATGTAAGCTTCCCAGTTTTTGTATTTAAACAAAAAGCCCTTATCAGAGATACTAGATAACTTGGTATCCTTTTTTGGAGCAGCAGAAAGAGACGTAGGCTTCAATATTACGTGAGACTTGTAGCAAAGAGACATATTAAGGGTATGTCCAAACAAATCActtagctttttttttctttattattggaTATACGTGAGCATGATGAATAGAAGGGTTGGTGAATATTTAAGAGCTTTGTCTTGGCATAGTTGGTAAACAagagtatcattacacaacattcCAAATGTCATAAACACTGTTGGATGTGGTAAAAATGAGGGATGGTAAATGCAGGAATGAGGTTTGGTGGGGTGATTATTAGAATTATTGGTGTTGAGAAAAAAGGGTTTTTTTATATAGTAAAAAATAATGTTGGCCTGAGCAGTGTGAGGAATAACCCAACTACTGATCGTACTCCAATTATCAATGGTGCCTCTGAACAGGTGCTGCTTGCACTGAATCTGCATAAAACCAACAGTTTTACTTAAAACCCAAATAAACTCTTCAAAATTAGGTGGCTTAAAGTTACATCTCTTTATGGCAGTCCCAACTGGATTTAAGGCAAATGAAGCGTCTAAAATTAGACTTTGAAAATATAGTTTAGAGTAATCTAAAGAGTTGTGCATGGCATTGAAGTGGCGTGAATAGCCAAGCGACAAGACGCTTGACCAAATGCCATAAACAACCATTTATGGCTAATCTACCACCATTATTTAAAGGAGACGGGGTGATAAACAAATTATTATaccaaattaaaccaaaaataGAGATCAGAGAAAGAGAGGTTAAGGAATAGAGAAATGGCCGGTATTGCAAACAGTTCCGTCGGTGGAAGTAACCCAGAATCATCACCCGATTCCGCTACAATGTGATATGCAAAGAGTGCAATTGAGGCTTTAACAAGTTTAGAGATGGAGAGTTTGATCGCATTTCTGAATCTGGAGATGaccaagaagaaagaaaaagaagagagagaagaaTTTCAAAGATTAAGGATTGAAAATGATGAGGAGTTTCAGTTGTGGATGAGAAAGTTAGATGTTGTTGATGCACGTCGACACAGGGAGAGACTTCAGTGACGAGGTGAGTGGAAGTGTTCATGGAGGAAAACTCGCAGTGCGACTGAAAGTGATAGTGAAGATGAGGAACAAgactatgaagaagaagaagatgaggagagTAGTGATGATTCGATGAagagagatgagagagaaagagaagcagagaggaggaagaagaaaatgcaagAGTTTGAGGATGTGATGTACAAGTGTTATCCCGCCGAAAATACGAACAACCCTCACAAGTTTGCTCCAACCATGTCAGAACCCTTGAATGTAGATTCTGACGGAGAGGAGATTCTTGGGTTAGACATCGATGGAGAGCCTGTGTTTAGCGGTGAGATGGAGGCCTGCAGTGAAGAGGAAGTGAGGAAGAGGAGACTGAAGATGAGGATCTCCAGGGTCCCTATACATCTTCAGACAATGATGATGGTACATGTGCCTACTATGAAGAGGATGAGTTAgactacaacaacaacagtgaTGGCGATTCTTGGTGATTGCCTTGTAAGTTCTGTCAAATCCCTTAGAACTAGAGTACTGTAATGTTTTAATTATTGTTTCTCTTGTGCATCTTCGTGAAAACTTGTGGGGATACTGATGGTACTTAGTGTTGCTGAAGAAGTGCATGGAGAATGGGGTTTCAATTTCAGACATTTGGTGGtagtttcttttgttgttttttgtttgatagatgATGGTGGTGAAGGTCTTAGGATGAATAAGGTGATTTTGGGGTTCAGATTGCAGCATGTGCATGGTTTGGATAGCAGTTGGGAAAGTTGAAGTGGTTACGATATTGAACCTTTTATGTCAGGTAGATTTGTAATGTTGCAACTTTGATTTTTTAGTTGTATAAAGAAAGTTGTAATAGCACTGATAGCCTGTCGGATGTTCAGAATTAGTATTttgtttgctttttttttttcctttggatGTAATTAAATCAGTTGTGTTCTTCCAGTGatattaaacttttttttttgatacacgAAAGCCGGACCCAGGCCCCTACCCGAACCCAGCCAGTTGGACTGGCCCAATGTAGTTAagatcggatatcggttcatctcggccgggaccgatacactgatacgattttatatcggggatattatcgttgaaatatcggttctagatttagagactataattttatattaaacatttctccacacattttcggataagatataatagataacatcaattttatcaaaaaaaaacaaaagagtaactttagtagacttgcttcgagagctacatgcacctctactaccacccggaagactttcttcgccaaaattacccttaaactttatagaaaacgaccaataccgtctcatatcaggaaatataggaaaatttcgtatcgaccgatacggccgatatttgaccgaaacggccgatattcgaccgatacgacTGATATTATCggacgaatatcgtatccccgatatccttcttatcgtatcgttttgggccgatatccgaaatatccccgatatatcggccgatacggccgatattgactacattggactGGCCTTACTGTCAGACTCAACACCGCTAAACCCACTATAAACTAATCTATTACAAACCTTTGGCGGAGGGGATTGAACCCCTGAGTTCCTCCTTACTaaagttgatgggataccactgagctatgctcttggacccttAAACTTATGATGAATGTAGGTTTGATGGGTTTGAAATTGCTTGCCACTTTTTCTTACTCTTTTGATTTCAGTAGTTAATAATCGATTACAATAGGTGTACAAACAGGTAATGTTCTTGATGAAGAACTCTAATATTCCAATGATTGTTGAGTAAAGATAGAAAGAAGTGATTGAATTGAGTTTGCTAGGATGAATACTGAATTGCATCTGGAAAAAAAACTTTCATACGTCACAATGACGGAGCAGAACTCAAGAGGCTGTTTAGAACTTTTGCTGAAACTTGCCAAATGCGATCAACTTCACCATCTACTAATCTTATTTTTAATGGTAGAAAATACGTTgattttcaaaataataaatGACAAAATTATACATTTCAGAATGTGCTCAATATTTATGGGTATGTAGAACTTTGTAAAACGAACATATCCCAAAATATTACCTTACTCTACTGTTTGATTTGTATTCAAAGTGGGAGGTAGTGTTTGAGCCGAAGTGTGAGATATTTCCCCATTGAAAAATTGTAAAACATTATACTTATTTTACTTTTGGAAGCAACCCTACACTGTGACGAAGCCAACAAAGTCTCTTGCCGACGGGAATTGAATTCTGTGgctaatattctttttttttgctaagaatgATTGGCTAATATTCATCAAAATCACAACTACCTCTGCCTTCAGTCGACAGAATATTCAACTGAATCACTTTCCGTACTCCAAACGGCTAGTGAAGTCACGCAAGCTAGATTTTCGTTCTCAACATTTTGTTCACCTTCTTTCCCAAACTGTACACGAAACAATTAATCATCCAACCATTCGATTGTGTCATGTAAAGTTCACTCTCCATACATGTAAGCGTACACAACATAACGTCTCACGAGCAAAGTCTCTAGTGTAGACGGCACACCCACGTGGTACAAGATTATTATTCAACGATCGATAACAGTTTGTATTGTTCTTCGTGTGGTTCCCACAGTTTAATCCCTACTAAAAATGATTGGGAGAACAAGGGCGGATCCCATTCGAATGTTCTCTCTCGGATTCTCGAATTCTCATGATATACGAACGTAATTAACACAAGAAATCCATAATTGTAGTGGAAGCAAAGATGAGCTCGTTGAATTCCAGATTTCTTCTCCTGGATTTACAGAATTCCTGGAACTCCATTAACAGGATTCCAATTTCTGCAATTTTGACTTCGTCATTTCATCGAGTAGGTGATGTGCATAAAAGAATTACTTCATTACCAATTCGGTCTTCAGCTTCAATTCGTAGACCTAGTGATAGATTTTCGATTATTAATAATGGGttttcatcaaattcttcttcTAATCAATTGGTCTCATCAAATTCAAATGCTTCAGAACTTGAGTTGTTTCTTGAATTGGTTCCTAGTAGGATGAGAAAAGGTTTGTTTGAGCATAAGGAGATTGAGAAATTGATTGAGGTTGTAATGGATTTAGGGAGGAAACCAATTGCTAGATTTCCAACTGGAGATTGGGTTATTTCTGAAGATCCAGTTAAGCTAGAGGATCTACATCATGCAATTTCTAAGGTATTTGATTTGGAGTTGAATTTATATTGTTTTCATATTTAAGTAGAGACAAAATTAGAGTTTTTTTAATGAATTAATCGGATAAAAAACAGAAGTTAGAAGAAAGGTGGATTTGTTTTATATATAAAGGTACTTGCTTTTCTATAGGttggtgatttttcggatgacaACCGTTCTGGTATTGATCGTTCTTTACACCGAATTAGTGCTATCCGAAACCGTAAAATGCAAATAATTGGCCTTACTTGTCGAGTCGGAAGAGCTGTATCTGGAAGTGCTGGGATGATACGTGATTTGATTCAAGAAGGAAGATCGCTCTTGGTTATTGGCCCCCCTGGTGTTGGCAAAACAACCTTGATCAGGTAGTCAAGCTTATTTCATTTATTATTCGGTAGGGTCGGTGTATGTTTTGTTGGTCCCTTGAATGAGAATCAATGCTAGTAAATCTAGTAGAGTGTTTTAGTATTCAAATTTAGTTGCAACAAGTGTAGTCATATTTAGACTTATGTTTGATCAAGCCCTGATAAATGTTTGCTGCTGCAGGGAGATTGCGAGAACTTTAGCTGATGAACACATGAAGCGGGTCGTCATTATAGATACATCGAATGAAATCGGAGGTGATGGAGATGTTCCTCATTCAGGCATAGGACGTGCAAGAAGAATGCAAGTTCCAAATGTTAATATGCAGCATAACGTAATTTTTTGTTCTTGGTCCTTCTGTTTCCACTGATGAATATTAGAATAGACTTCAACTTTTTGTCATTCATGAAATATGGTCTCATATTTTTTGTTTGCAGGTTATGATTGAGGCGGTTGAAAATCACATGCCAGAAACCATTATAATTGATGAGATAGGTACAGAACTTGAAGCATTGGCTGCCAGTACAATTGCTCAAAGAGGAGTGCAGCTGGTTGGGACAGCACACGGAATGACAATTGATAATATAGTAAAGAATCCTTCACTCCAGATGCTTGTTGGGGGTATAGAGGTGTGAAGAAGCATTCTTGCTTTCCCTTCATTATTACTTTTTTCAGGTTTAGAAATATCATCAGTTAGCCAGTTGGTTTATTGATGAGTATTGTACTGAATCGTATATATGCACAGAGTGTTACTCTGGGTGATGAAGAGGCGAAGAAAAGAAAAGTGCAGAAAACTATTCTTGAAAGGAAAGGACCCCCCACCTTTACCTGTGCCCTTGAGATGGCATCGAAGACTGAATATCGTGTTCACCATAGATTAGATGCTACGGTAGATGCTATTTTAGCAGGTATTACCCTCTATCTTTGATAAGATTCCAGCCTTCGTGCTTAACCACTATTGAGTTTCTTCATTCGTAAACTTGATAATGCTATTTTCTACAA encodes the following:
- the LOC113310310 gene encoding uncharacterized protein ycf45-like, with amino-acid sequence MSSLNSRFLLLDLQNSWNSINRIPISAILTSSFHRVGDVHKRITSLPIRSSASIRRPSDRFSIINNGFSSNSSSNQLVSSNSNASELELFLELVPSRMRKGLFEHKEIEKLIEVVMDLGRKPIARFPTGDWVISEDPVKLEDLHHAISKVGDFSDDNRSGIDRSLHRISAIRNRKMQIIGLTCRVGRAVSGSAGMIRDLIQEGRSLLVIGPPGVGKTTLIREIARTLADEHMKRVVIIDTSNEIGGDGDVPHSGIGRARRMQVPNVNMQHNVMIEAVENHMPETIIIDEIGTELEALAASTIAQRGVQLVGTAHGMTIDNIVKNPSLQMLVGGIESVTLGDEEAKKRKVQKTILERKGPPTFTCALEMASKTEYRVHHRLDATVDAILAGKSPLFEVRRMDTKTVDPVVSPVTHTKHDSVEPEISTTESNNTETPLYEVRHMDTKTGGPVISTTEDVTEYPVRSSKNADRFMSKRLPVSVYTYKILEADLLQVAKVMGLEDVIDVSDDIGVADAILASSSELKQNPWIRGVAKFHQLPVFVIKSNTMAQMVKAVRMILGMESFGSTLDRPLNHSTIDIEIEEDAPIRKPSLEEIDALEEVRLAIEYIVIPGGEAVELLPRRSDIIARQMELVESYQLAAEKSGSESNPRLQILPLRLNKKKSAVKYSKPSNRSSSIKKEDTLGYDSLSGSSRGSSVARLPLLPE